In Mustela lutreola isolate mMusLut2 chromosome 1, mMusLut2.pri, whole genome shotgun sequence, one genomic interval encodes:
- the LOC131822600 gene encoding uncharacterized protein LOC131822600 — MAEAVPEVGERTPAGESPAPLAPPWPSRDRGDRTPPPAPPPPRRSEPSPAPPPPHSETERTREPRADCGSPRSLSGPARSATAPTTHERSKKNSPVSADTDEDE, encoded by the exons ATGGCAGAGGCGGTCCCCGAGGTCGGCGAGCGGACTCCGGCGGGGGAGAGCCCGGCTCCCCTCGCCCCGCCGTGGCCCTCGCGGGACCGAGGGGACCGcacgccgccgcccgcgccgcccccTCCGCGGCGCTCGGAGCCGAGCCcggccccccccccgccccattccGAGACGGAGCGGACCCGGGAGCCCCGCGCCGACTGCGGAAGCCCGCGCTCGCTCTCGGGGCCCGCGCGGTCGGCAACGGCTCCAACGACGCACGAACGGAGCAAG AAAAATAGTCCTGTTTCTGCAGATACAGATGAGGATGAATAA